In one window of Rathayibacter caricis DSM 15933 DNA:
- a CDS encoding ThuA domain-containing protein, with protein sequence MRALLLSGEGRYSDPWHPFRETSAAVADLLTSRGHRVEIRGDVEEALAEELRGLVVVNVGLPRDGSPSPSSTTARDGLARLRDSTLPVLALHVSSTSFADAPEWTELLGGRWVPDVTMHPDFGPARIRVRRDRPAVQDVPDFDVEDERYSWLEVADSAEVLAVHEHDGVEHPLVWALERPSGGRTVYDALGHTAESYRSPGHRALLAAALDHLGA encoded by the coding sequence GTGCGCGCACTGCTCCTGAGCGGAGAGGGCCGCTACAGCGACCCCTGGCATCCGTTCCGCGAGACCAGCGCCGCCGTCGCGGACCTGCTGACGTCTCGCGGTCACCGCGTCGAGATTCGAGGGGATGTCGAGGAGGCTCTCGCGGAGGAGCTTCGGGGGCTCGTCGTCGTGAACGTCGGCCTCCCCCGCGACGGGAGCCCCTCTCCCTCCTCGACGACAGCGCGCGACGGTCTCGCCCGACTGCGCGACTCGACCCTGCCGGTCCTCGCCCTCCACGTCTCGTCCACGAGCTTCGCCGATGCACCGGAGTGGACGGAGCTGCTCGGCGGCCGCTGGGTGCCGGACGTCACCATGCACCCGGACTTCGGCCCGGCGCGGATCCGGGTGCGCCGCGACCGGCCGGCGGTGCAGGACGTGCCCGACTTCGACGTGGAGGACGAGCGCTACTCCTGGCTCGAGGTCGCGGACAGCGCCGAGGTGCTCGCCGTGCACGAGCACGACGGAGTGGAGCATCCGCTCGTCTGGGCCCTCGAGCGCCCGAGCGGCGGACGCACCGTCTACGACGCCCTCGGCCACACGGCCGAGTCGTACCGCTCGCCGGGGCACCGGGCCCTGCTGGCCGCGGCGCTCGACCATCTCGGGGCCTAG
- a CDS encoding DUF429 domain-containing protein yields the protein MLTIGVDLAAEPGRTARAAVEWAEGRAVVRTVALDSSDADIVELSRGARAVGIDCAFGWPLEFAAFVQAHTRREVAPRTLAGRDWRRRLAYRETDRAAREATGRWPLSVSTDRLGMTAMRCAELLEAFEAAGEDVDRSGGGRLVEVYPAAALRHWRIDTTGYKTRPEAVPAAVAALRRAAPWLEGPADAFALMERSNDALDAVVAALNARAHALGATLPIPPEHRDAAQAEGWIALPTGALEDLV from the coding sequence GTGCTCACGATCGGTGTCGACCTCGCGGCGGAGCCCGGCCGCACCGCCCGGGCCGCTGTGGAGTGGGCGGAGGGGCGCGCCGTCGTCCGCACCGTGGCGCTCGACTCCTCCGACGCCGACATCGTCGAGCTCTCGCGCGGAGCCCGTGCGGTCGGCATCGACTGCGCGTTCGGCTGGCCGCTCGAGTTCGCCGCGTTCGTGCAGGCGCACACCCGGCGCGAGGTCGCTCCGCGGACCCTCGCCGGCCGCGACTGGCGCCGCCGGCTCGCCTACCGCGAGACCGACCGCGCCGCACGCGAGGCGACCGGGCGCTGGCCGCTGAGCGTCTCGACCGACCGACTGGGCATGACAGCGATGCGCTGCGCCGAGCTGCTCGAGGCCTTCGAGGCCGCCGGCGAGGACGTCGACCGGTCGGGAGGCGGACGCCTCGTCGAGGTCTACCCGGCGGCGGCGCTGCGCCACTGGCGGATCGACACCACCGGCTACAAGACCCGCCCCGAGGCCGTGCCGGCGGCCGTCGCCGCCCTGCGCCGCGCGGCTCCGTGGCTCGAGGGGCCGGCGGACGCGTTCGCGCTGATGGAGCGGTCGAACGACGCACTCGATGCGGTCGTCGCGGCGCTGAACGCGCGCGCCCACGCGCTCGGCGCGACCCTGCCCATCCCTCCGGAGCACCGCGACGCCGCCCAGGCCGAGGGCTGGATCGCACTGCCGACCGGCGCCCTCGAGGACCTGGTCTAG
- a CDS encoding Pr6Pr family membrane protein — MRPAVAVVRILVALTVLTAVAATALDTASRTPLNPLNFFGFFTIQGNILLAVILLITAGLSLARRPQGSGLVLARGAATGYIAIVGVVYNLLLAGLAGGVTLPWANTVMHVLFPLYGVLDWLLIGDRPPLPWRRLWVVVVYPIVWLVVVLVRGATDGWVPYPFLDPANGYGSVAAYVAAIAVAFVLAGALAWAVSRVHVLRIPATR; from the coding sequence ATGAGACCCGCCGTCGCCGTCGTCCGGATCCTCGTCGCCCTCACGGTGCTGACCGCGGTGGCCGCGACCGCTCTCGACACCGCGTCCCGGACCCCGCTGAACCCGCTCAACTTCTTCGGCTTCTTCACCATCCAGGGCAACATCCTCCTCGCGGTGATCCTGCTGATCACCGCCGGGCTCTCGCTGGCGCGACGGCCGCAGGGATCGGGCCTGGTCCTCGCGCGCGGCGCGGCCACCGGCTACATCGCGATCGTCGGAGTCGTCTACAACCTGCTGCTCGCGGGCCTGGCGGGCGGCGTCACCCTCCCGTGGGCCAACACGGTGATGCACGTGCTGTTCCCGCTCTACGGAGTGCTCGACTGGCTGCTGATCGGCGACCGGCCGCCGCTGCCCTGGCGCCGCCTCTGGGTCGTGGTCGTCTATCCGATCGTCTGGCTCGTCGTCGTGCTCGTGCGCGGAGCGACCGACGGCTGGGTGCCGTACCCCTTCCTCGACCCGGCGAACGGCTACGGCTCGGTGGCCGCCTACGTGGCGGCGATCGCGGTGGCGTTCGTGCTCGCGGGTGCACTGGCCTGGGCGGTCAGTCGCGTGCACGTGCTCCGGATCCCTGCCACGCGCTGA